The proteins below are encoded in one region of Apium graveolens cultivar Ventura chromosome 4, ASM990537v1, whole genome shotgun sequence:
- the LOC141718732 gene encoding F-box/LRR-repeat protein At4g14096-like — protein sequence MHRPNDLKIKKFGLHYGRDTYLDRVDDWILNVLEFYVKEIDLWFRFREMFVLMDEVFLCTGLEKLQLSRKIVVDRIPEDVKFSSLWVLKFDKITCSSYESVGELLIKGCCLSISGSALKKFKLVSYSPIDDEFSLKILIDTTGLETLSPKSFASDDILIKKNLPFLTSTRLNVDQIVEGVAPSSVFGDSVLGLLKKITHVKYLKLGGKTVEVSVLPKS from the exons ATGCATCGGCCGAATGATTTGAAAATCAAGAAATTTGGTTTACATTATGGCAGAGATACCTATTTGGACCGTGTTGATGACTGGATACTCAATGTGCTTGAATTTTATGTAAAAGAGATAGACCTTTGGTTCAGGTTCAGAGAAATGTTCGTATTGATGGATGAAGTGTTCTTGTGTACCGGTCTTGAAAAGCTTCAACTAAGTCGTAAAATAGTAGTTGATCGTATTCCTGAGGATGTTAAGTTTTCGAGCCTTTGGGTTCTTAAATTCGATAAAATTACGTGTTCGAGCTATGAGTCAGTTGGTGAACTTTTGATCAA GGGATGTTGTCTGAGTATTAGTGGATCTGCATTAAAGAAGTTTAAATTGGTTTCTTATTCGCCAATTGATGACGAATTTTCTCTTAAGATTTTAATTGATACAACAGGATTAGAAACTCTCTCACCTAAGTCTTTCGCATCCGATGATATCTTAATCAAGAAGAATTTGCCGTTCCTAACAAGCACTCGTCTCAATGTCGATCAGATAGTAGAAGGAGTTGCACCGAGTAGTGTGTTTGGTGATTCCGTGTTGGGGCTGCTTAAAAAGATTACTCATGTCAAATATTTAAAATTAGGAGGTAAAACTGTCGAGGTAAGTGTTTTGCCTAAATcttaa